A stretch of the Geovibrio thiophilus genome encodes the following:
- a CDS encoding amino acid ABC transporter ATP-binding protein, with product MVQMQNLHKYFGENEVLQGIDISVAKSEVVAVIGPSGSGKSTLLRCVNYLEEPTEGEIFIEGNLLNVKGMRRKEFQRHLNRIRTKVGMVFQQFNLFPHMTVLENVIEAPVHVLKKPRKQAEKAAEEILEKVGMLEKRDAYPKTLSGGQKQRVAIARALAMEPDIMLFDEATSALDPELVGEVLKTMEDLAKEGMTMIVVTHEMDFARRVADRVVFIAEGKIVEQGKPEKIFAEPDEERTKQFLGTFINGFRS from the coding sequence ATGGTGCAGATGCAAAATCTGCATAAATACTTCGGTGAGAATGAAGTGCTGCAAGGCATAGACATAAGTGTGGCAAAAAGTGAGGTTGTGGCGGTAATAGGTCCCAGCGGCTCCGGCAAAAGCACCCTGCTGAGATGCGTAAATTATCTGGAAGAACCCACAGAAGGAGAGATTTTTATTGAGGGGAATCTCCTTAATGTCAAAGGAATGCGGCGCAAGGAATTTCAAAGGCATTTAAACCGCATCCGCACAAAGGTGGGCATGGTTTTTCAGCAGTTCAACCTTTTTCCGCATATGACAGTGCTTGAAAACGTGATTGAGGCTCCGGTGCATGTGCTGAAAAAGCCCAGAAAACAGGCTGAAAAAGCAGCGGAAGAGATTCTGGAAAAGGTCGGCATGCTGGAAAAACGGGACGCATATCCGAAAACACTCTCCGGCGGGCAGAAGCAGAGGGTGGCAATAGCCCGTGCCCTTGCCATGGAGCCTGATATAATGCTTTTTGACGAAGCAACCTCAGCCCTTGATCCGGAGCTTGTCGGCGAAGTTCTCAAGACCATGGAGGACTTGGCAAAAGAAGGCATGACCATGATAGTAGTCACCCATGAAATGGACTTCGCCAGACGTGTTGCGGACAGAGTGGTGTTCATAGCGGAAGGGAAAATAGTCGAACAGGGAAAGCCGGAAAAGATATTTGCGGAACCCGACGAAGAAAGAACAAAACAATTTCTAGGAACTTTTATCAACGGCTTCCGGTCATAA
- a CDS encoding ribonuclease HI family protein has protein sequence MMLKVFSDGASRGNPGEAGCGFVILNGEGAVLEEGCLYIGHATNNVAEYKAVLEAARRAKLMNPSEINFYLDSELIVKQMKGEYKVKNETLGLIRLELIKTIQGTKFSFNHVPREQNKLADRLANKAIDDKVMA, from the coding sequence ATGATGCTTAAGGTTTTTTCCGACGGAGCCTCAAGGGGAAACCCCGGCGAGGCAGGCTGCGGATTTGTTATTCTGAACGGAGAAGGCGCAGTTCTTGAAGAGGGCTGCCTCTACATAGGTCATGCCACAAACAATGTCGCTGAGTACAAAGCTGTGCTGGAAGCCGCCCGCAGAGCCAAGTTGATGAATCCCTCCGAGATAAATTTTTATCTGGATTCCGAGCTGATTGTCAAGCAGATGAAAGGCGAATACAAGGTGAAGAACGAAACTCTGGGTCTGATACGCCTTGAGCTGATTAAAACCATTCAGGGAACAAAATTTTCTTTTAACCATGTACCGAGAGAGCAGAACAAACTGGCGGACAGACTTGCGAACAAAGCCATAGATGATAAGGTTATGGCGTAA
- a CDS encoding zinc ribbon domain-containing protein, with the protein MLQEVEQLIELQKLDNRIAELETKVSQVPGFLKDVRNEFESVSTECETVKTKHLADTEVLRKLTKECAENKALLDKAQSKLPNVKNNKEYEAVLKELDILKKNVNEGEYRILELQDTVNASQKKVEELETKEIELKASLEEKETQKSEEDSEANTELTELKTKREEAQTVVKKSIISKYERVRHARNNLAIVRVTDEICTGCYIKVPPQLYVEVKKGKALHQCPNCQRFLYALNDD; encoded by the coding sequence AGAATTGCCGAACTGGAAACGAAGGTTTCTCAGGTTCCGGGCTTTCTTAAAGATGTGAGGAACGAATTTGAAAGTGTCAGTACCGAGTGCGAAACGGTAAAAACCAAGCATCTGGCGGACACGGAGGTTCTCAGGAAACTCACAAAAGAATGCGCAGAGAACAAGGCGCTGCTGGACAAGGCGCAGTCAAAACTTCCTAATGTTAAAAACAACAAGGAATATGAAGCCGTTCTTAAAGAGCTTGATATACTGAAAAAGAACGTCAACGAGGGTGAATACAGGATTCTGGAGCTTCAGGATACGGTGAATGCCTCACAGAAAAAGGTTGAGGAGCTTGAGACCAAAGAGATCGAGCTCAAGGCAAGCCTTGAGGAAAAAGAAACACAGAAAAGCGAAGAAGACTCCGAAGCAAACACCGAACTCACCGAGCTCAAAACCAAAAGGGAAGAAGCTCAGACGGTGGTTAAAAAATCAATTATATCCAAATACGAAAGAGTAAGACACGCCAGAAACAACCTCGCCATAGTCAGAGTAACCGATGAAATCTGCACAGGATGTTATATCAAAGTTCCCCCCCAGCTTTATGTTGAAGTGAAAAAAGGCAAGGCTCTTCACCAGTGTCCCAACTGCCAGCGTTTTCTTTATGCGCTTAATGATGATTAG